In Papaver somniferum cultivar HN1 chromosome 1, ASM357369v1, whole genome shotgun sequence, a genomic segment contains:
- the LOC113355552 gene encoding uncharacterized protein LOC113355552: MAILLHEMRSRSSKFATNPKTSSVEKESEHDSDSKNSTDVNASLPSFVHVAPFPQRLVQQKGSNQYNEMLEMFKRVNINIPFLEAIKQIPAYAKFLKDLCKRKRKHHVHKRAFLTEQVSSIIQNKTPPKFKYPGSPTITCTIGDHTIDRDLLDLGASVNLLPYSVYVQLGLGELKPTPFTLELVDRYVKIPRGIVEDVLIKVYKFYFLVDFIVQDTQLVQNPDCHIPVILGRPFLATSNAIINCRNGVLNTTFGNMTVELNVFQVSQQPTDFDDNELHEVNMIESLIQDSLPDILSMDHLQACLDNFDLDIFDS, translated from the exons atggccatccttcttcatgaAATGCGATCTCGgtcatcgaagttcgccaccaatcCG AAAACATCTAGTGTAGAAAAGGAATCTGAGCATGATAGTGACTCTAAGAATTCCACTGATGTTAATGCTTCTTTACCATCTTTTGTGCATGTTGCTCCATTCCCACAAAGGTTGGTGCAGCAAAAAGGGAGTAACCAGTACAATGAGATGCTGGAAATGTTTAAGCGAGTCAATATAAATATTCCTTTTCTCGAAGCAATCAAACAGATACCTGCTTAtgctaaattcttgaaagatCTATGCAAACGAAAACGGAAACATCATGTGCATAAACGTGCCTTTCTTACTGAGCAGGTgagttcaattattcaaaacaagactccacctaagtttaaATACCCAGGTAGTCCAACTATCACATGCACTATAGGTGACCATACAATCGATAGGGATTTGTTAGACTTAGGTGCTAGTGTGAACTTATTGCCATACTCTGTATATGTGCAATTAGGTCTTGGGGAGCTGAAACCCACCCCTTTTACGCTGGAATTAGTGGACAGatatgttaaaatccctcgtggtattGTTGAAGATGTGTTAATCAAGGTTTATAAGTTTTATTTCCTTGTGGACTTCATTGTTCAAGACACTCAACTTgtgcaaaacccagactgtcacattcctgtaattttaggacgtccttttcTGGCGACGTCCAATGCTATCATAAATTGTCGAAATGGAGTGTTGAACACAAcatttggaaacatgactgtggAATTAAATGTTTTTCAGGTTAGCCAACAACCTACGGATTTTGATGATAATGAATTGCATGAGGTTAATATGATTGAGAGTCTGATCCAAGACTCATTGCCTGACATCTTATCTATGGATCATTTGCAAGCATGTTTAGACAATTTTGACCTAGATATTTTTGATTCTTAA